In candidate division KSB1 bacterium, the following proteins share a genomic window:
- a CDS encoding class I SAM-dependent methyltransferase, protein MFDLPAAIITHYRQPDLSAAILAALAAGGIDSGKLTLADLSGFDEFHIGGAAATRELAQFAGVGRASHVLDLGCGIGGPARTLAGEFGCRVRGIDIVEEYTAAATMLTRLVGLDRLAEFRQGDMTDLPVPDCTFNLAWTQHTTMNVRDKPRLLAEIRRVLIPGGAYALYEVCAGSASPMKYPVPWASSAEISFLVSPDELRGLLRQADFELSAIEDVTSQALAVLVATRHAAPAEVGSAPRPNQRLLMGASAPEKVRNLVHNLESNRIRVVRAVARKAAT, encoded by the coding sequence ATGTTCGACCTCCCCGCGGCAATAATCACTCACTATCGCCAGCCCGATCTCAGTGCAGCGATCCTCGCGGCGCTCGCCGCAGGCGGGATTGATTCCGGCAAACTCACGCTGGCTGATCTCTCCGGCTTCGACGAATTCCACATTGGCGGCGCGGCAGCCACACGTGAGCTTGCGCAATTCGCCGGTGTGGGCCGGGCATCACATGTGCTCGATCTCGGCTGCGGCATCGGCGGCCCGGCGCGCACCCTCGCCGGCGAGTTTGGCTGCCGCGTCCGCGGGATCGATATCGTAGAAGAATACACGGCCGCTGCAACGATGCTTACGCGCTTGGTCGGGCTCGATCGTTTGGCGGAGTTTCGTCAAGGCGACATGACCGATCTGCCGGTTCCGGATTGCACGTTCAATCTTGCGTGGACCCAACACACGACCATGAATGTCCGCGACAAGCCGCGCCTGCTCGCCGAAATCCGTCGCGTGCTCATTCCCGGCGGCGCCTATGCGCTGTACGAAGTATGCGCCGGATCGGCATCACCGATGAAATACCCCGTTCCCTGGGCATCGTCCGCGGAAATCAGCTTTCTCGTTTCGCCGGACGAGCTGCGCGGGCTGCTTCGTCAAGCAGATTTTGAGTTGAGCGCCATTGAGGATGTCACGTCACAAGCTCTCGCTGTGCTCGTCGCCACCCGTCACGCGGCGCCAGCGGAGGTCGGTTCCGCTCCGCGGCCCAATCAACGGCTGCTCATGGGCGCGAGCGCTCCCGAAAAGGTACGGAACCTCGTGCACAATCTGGAGTCGAATCGGATCCGAGTGGTGCGGGCTGTTGCGCGAAAGGCCGCAACGTAG
- a CDS encoding DUF3788 family protein gives MPACCFTEKSRKPTAAALWGALGDAAAVWHEFNAYLDDLFDPISRDWKFMQSGWVLVTKRRTRTVCYLFPADGHFTVAFVFGEKAVAAARKAKLPSRIKNSIEAARPYAEGRGFYVKVAKPADLTHLETLATIKLST, from the coding sequence ATGCCCGCCTGCTGCTTCACTGAGAAATCCCGCAAGCCCACGGCCGCTGCTCTGTGGGGCGCGCTCGGCGACGCCGCCGCGGTCTGGCACGAATTCAACGCCTACCTCGACGATCTTTTCGATCCCATCTCGCGGGACTGGAAGTTCATGCAATCGGGCTGGGTGCTCGTCACCAAACGGCGCACGCGTACCGTCTGCTATCTGTTCCCCGCTGACGGCCACTTCACCGTCGCTTTCGTCTTCGGCGAGAAGGCCGTTGCCGCCGCGCGCAAGGCGAAGCTTCCCAGTCGCATCAAGAACTCCATCGAAGCCGCCCGACCCTATGCCGAAGGTCGCGGCTTCTATGTGAAAGTCGCTAAGCCCGCTGATCTGACACACCTCGAGACCCTCGCCACGATCAAGCTTTCCACCTGA
- a CDS encoding glycosyltransferase family 39 protein, whose translation MPPHAFSLLSVPRRLVLIIGLAAALRLFGLASESLWLDEGHTYFEITQSWSSAFHDKTQGPVFILLEKLFCGQFGASEWTLRFLPACFGIAAIPALFALARQLFDDRTALVAALLAAINPTWIHYSQDARPYSLLLLAVILSCWTMQLWLKRPGTRTLVLCLVSMLVAIYSHAFGALLLLASLLWCLAFLSRNGELHRARLGKQIALIGALIALLSLPAVLQYAGKLEGRMAGDALGGWIKRPSLFMLLAAIHHYFMYPVLSIAAGLLVLRAGIGQGRLVHWQWRPLLALSGLYVSFVVIPWLISVTFAPVLIPRYTLPASIAVLIILAWSIAAMPRPNRVIWVSVWVVISTIGLWSYYAGSDKDPWRETAARLRREMQAGDLIVLSPGYVAEPMSYYFEPTAGIELAVARRATPLDSLLSNRDRVWLITAYGSEQGDLLQRLREAAAQARRLVSHCTVEPYAPKDPWALWQAEISVSLYAAETP comes from the coding sequence ATGCCTCCTCACGCATTCTCACTGCTTTCCGTGCCCCGCCGCCTCGTCCTGATCATTGGGCTGGCCGCGGCGCTGCGCCTGTTCGGTCTCGCGTCGGAAAGTCTCTGGCTGGACGAAGGGCATACCTACTTTGAGATCACACAGAGCTGGTCGTCGGCGTTTCATGACAAGACGCAGGGTCCGGTCTTCATTCTGCTGGAGAAGCTTTTCTGCGGTCAGTTTGGCGCCAGCGAATGGACGCTGCGATTTCTGCCCGCCTGCTTCGGCATCGCTGCGATCCCGGCGCTGTTTGCGCTTGCGCGGCAGCTGTTCGATGATCGTACGGCGTTAGTCGCGGCGCTGCTGGCGGCGATCAATCCGACCTGGATTCATTATTCGCAAGATGCCCGGCCCTATTCACTGCTGCTGCTGGCGGTAATCCTGTCATGCTGGACGATGCAGCTCTGGCTTAAGCGACCCGGGACTCGGACTCTGGTGCTCTGCCTGGTTAGCATGCTGGTCGCGATCTATTCACACGCCTTTGGAGCCTTGCTTCTGCTCGCTTCGCTGCTGTGGTGTCTCGCGTTCTTGTCGCGGAATGGCGAGCTGCACCGGGCACGCTTGGGGAAGCAGATCGCCTTGATCGGCGCGCTGATTGCTTTGCTGTCGCTCCCTGCGGTGTTGCAATACGCTGGAAAGCTCGAAGGGCGCATGGCCGGCGACGCGCTCGGCGGCTGGATCAAGCGACCTTCACTCTTCATGCTCCTGGCCGCGATTCATCACTACTTTATGTACCCCGTGCTCTCGATAGCAGCGGGGCTGCTCGTGCTCCGCGCGGGCATTGGCCAAGGACGCCTCGTCCATTGGCAGTGGCGGCCGCTACTCGCGCTCAGCGGGCTTTACGTCAGCTTTGTAGTGATTCCATGGTTGATCTCCGTTACGTTTGCTCCGGTGTTGATTCCGCGATATACGCTGCCGGCCTCAATCGCAGTGCTAATCATTCTCGCATGGTCGATCGCGGCGATGCCGCGACCCAATCGCGTGATTTGGGTATCGGTTTGGGTGGTCATCAGCACCATCGGGTTGTGGAGCTACTATGCGGGTTCCGACAAGGATCCGTGGCGTGAGACGGCGGCGCGCTTGCGTCGGGAAATGCAGGCCGGGGACTTAATCGTGTTGTCGCCCGGGTATGTCGCGGAACCCATGAGCTACTACTTTGAACCGACAGCGGGAATCGAGCTGGCCGTAGCGCGCCGAGCCACTCCGCTCGATTCGCTGCTGTCAAACCGCGATCGTGTCTGGCTCATTACGGCCTATGGCAGCGAACAGGGGGACCTGTTGCAACGGCTTCGCGAGGCCGCAGCGCAAGCACGCCGTTTGGTCTCACATTGCACGGTCGAGCCGTACGCTCCGAAAGATCCCTGGGCGCTCTGGCAGGCCGAGATCAGTGTCTCACTTTACGCGGCGGAGACGCCGTGA
- a CDS encoding methyltransferase domain-containing protein: MEIDPKTGIWVGEDRHRIYDQTLAAELVALCRNKQFATVVDLGCGAGYYVGHLRESGIQCSGYDGNPQTPLITDGACGVLDLSKPISIGSHSCVISLEVGEHIPPEFEEIYLNNVFGSARNYVILSWARPGQGGVGHFNEKAQSLVIERIERDGLWKLDPLATYTLRRSATLPWFQNTIICFQRTQRPAADRLVQSAQAESQIALHQQNGVVDNSRRVRDAMFRRRMKNTPQALSLEFWKDHFCTQEALRSPEVHGRILDFGSGTGESDIWMARQGKDVVGFDISPVALDEAERYRAAETPEVKARVSFVLGNRGELPFPDQSFDAIFSNHALENIPHLTPTLKELARVLKPGGAFVALVSQGTAYYDIARMHYFERAALEERLSDFFDDVTVEEQTEFKQLKAVCRNARATKHPRIACIMRIRNEERWIKDVLDSAARVADDIVIVDDGSTDNTPSICKYHPAVSAYYWQNEAETDQRRDKQRCLEMALELNPDWIMGLDADEPLERSAAHRIFEAIRNCPADVATLKLESLFMWNDMNHFRSDGIYRRICQERLFRVAGQPRDRLIYQPTTFKGNGHCTRLPGGIVGKELEIDAKILHMGYMYPDVRARRYEYYRQRDPREFANGDYEHLLDQPGQLIEEWHERPDRREQIATRSQTPLPLAMVKAAGAAAPANADTLHAPRRARDWAMAE; the protein is encoded by the coding sequence ATGGAAATTGATCCGAAAACCGGAATCTGGGTGGGCGAAGATCGTCACCGAATCTATGATCAGACACTGGCGGCGGAGCTCGTTGCGCTGTGCCGGAACAAACAGTTCGCGACCGTCGTCGATCTGGGCTGCGGTGCCGGATACTACGTCGGTCACTTGCGCGAGAGTGGCATCCAGTGCAGCGGTTACGACGGCAATCCGCAGACGCCACTGATCACCGATGGCGCGTGCGGCGTGCTCGACCTGTCGAAGCCGATCAGCATCGGCTCGCACTCATGTGTGATCAGTCTCGAAGTCGGCGAGCATATTCCGCCGGAATTCGAGGAGATCTATCTGAACAACGTATTCGGTTCGGCGCGAAATTATGTGATTCTGAGCTGGGCGCGACCGGGGCAGGGTGGAGTCGGACATTTCAATGAAAAAGCGCAGAGCCTCGTGATCGAGAGAATCGAACGCGACGGCCTGTGGAAACTCGATCCACTTGCCACCTACACACTGCGCAGATCCGCGACGCTACCGTGGTTTCAAAACACAATCATCTGCTTTCAACGCACCCAGCGTCCCGCAGCGGATCGCCTGGTGCAGTCCGCGCAAGCCGAGTCGCAGATCGCGCTGCATCAGCAAAACGGCGTCGTGGACAACTCGCGCCGCGTGCGTGACGCCATGTTTCGCCGCCGAATGAAGAACACACCGCAAGCGCTGTCGCTGGAGTTTTGGAAGGACCATTTCTGCACTCAGGAAGCGCTTCGATCGCCGGAAGTGCACGGCCGGATTCTCGACTTTGGCAGCGGCACCGGCGAAAGCGATATCTGGATGGCGCGACAGGGGAAGGACGTGGTAGGCTTTGACATTTCGCCCGTGGCGCTGGATGAAGCGGAGAGATACCGCGCCGCCGAGACGCCGGAGGTCAAAGCGCGCGTGAGCTTTGTGCTCGGAAATCGCGGCGAGCTGCCGTTTCCCGACCAGTCGTTCGATGCCATCTTCAGCAATCATGCGCTGGAGAACATTCCGCATCTGACGCCGACGCTGAAGGAGCTGGCACGCGTGTTGAAGCCGGGCGGCGCATTCGTCGCGCTGGTCTCACAGGGGACCGCGTACTACGACATCGCGCGCATGCATTACTTCGAGCGCGCTGCGCTGGAAGAGCGATTGAGCGATTTCTTCGACGACGTAACCGTCGAAGAGCAAACGGAGTTCAAGCAGTTGAAGGCGGTCTGCCGCAACGCGCGCGCGACAAAGCACCCGCGGATCGCGTGCATCATGCGGATTCGCAATGAGGAGCGCTGGATCAAGGATGTGCTGGACAGCGCGGCGCGCGTGGCCGATGACATTGTAATCGTGGATGATGGATCGACGGACAATACGCCGAGTATTTGCAAATACCATCCGGCGGTGTCCGCCTATTACTGGCAAAATGAAGCGGAGACGGATCAACGCCGGGACAAGCAGCGCTGTCTCGAAATGGCACTCGAACTCAATCCGGATTGGATCATGGGACTCGATGCCGACGAGCCGCTGGAACGCAGCGCCGCGCACCGCATCTTCGAAGCGATCCGCAATTGCCCGGCCGACGTGGCGACGCTGAAACTCGAGAGCCTGTTCATGTGGAACGACATGAACCACTTCCGGAGCGATGGCATCTACCGGCGCATCTGTCAGGAACGCCTGTTCCGCGTGGCGGGGCAACCGCGCGACCGCTTGATCTATCAGCCGACGACATTCAAGGGCAACGGGCATTGCACGAGGCTGCCCGGCGGGATCGTCGGCAAGGAGCTCGAGATCGACGCGAAGATTTTGCACATGGGCTACATGTATCCCGATGTGCGAGCGCGCCGATATGAATACTATCGCCAGCGCGACCCGCGGGAATTCGCCAATGGGGACTACGAGCATCTGCTTGACCAGCCCGGACAGCTCATCGAGGAATGGCACGAGCGGCCCGATCGGCGCGAGCAGATCGCGACACGATCGCAAACGCCCTTGCCATTGGCGATGGTGAAAGCCGCAGGCGCCGCGGCGCCGGCGAATGCTGATACTCTGCACGCGCCGCGGCGGGCACGGGACTGGGCCATGGCCGAGTAA
- a CDS encoding nitronate monooxygenase, whose translation MTFSLKSALPTLNIGDLTARIPIIQGGMGVGISLSGLAAAVANAGGIGVIATAGIGMNEPDFYRDFVEANKRALREEIRKARAATNGVLGVNIMVALSNFADQVRTAIEEGIDVIFSGAGLPLNLPKFRLPETNTKLVPIVSSGRAAAMICKRWLEKFDCVPDALVVEGPRAGGHLGFKPEQIADPDFALEKLVPEVIAAVEPFVTPDRPIPVIAAGGVYTGADIYKFIRLGAAGVQMGTRFVATEECDASREFKQTYVDAREADITIIKSPVGLPGRVIRNPFVEAMGRGEKEPFACPYHCIITCDYQRSPYCIALALMNAKKGNLKHGFPFAGANAYRVNEITTVQQLVDSLVAGFDQAAQHQP comes from the coding sequence ATGACATTCAGCCTGAAGAGTGCGCTTCCCACCCTGAATATCGGTGATCTGACCGCTCGTATTCCAATTATCCAGGGCGGCATGGGCGTGGGAATCTCCCTCTCCGGCCTCGCGGCGGCAGTGGCAAACGCGGGCGGCATCGGTGTCATCGCGACGGCTGGCATCGGCATGAATGAGCCGGATTTCTACCGCGACTTCGTAGAGGCCAACAAGCGCGCGCTGCGCGAAGAGATCCGCAAGGCGCGCGCGGCCACCAACGGCGTGCTCGGCGTAAATATCATGGTGGCCCTGTCGAATTTCGCCGATCAGGTTCGCACCGCGATTGAAGAAGGCATCGACGTAATTTTTTCCGGCGCCGGCCTGCCGCTCAATCTGCCGAAATTCCGCCTGCCCGAAACGAATACGAAGCTGGTTCCGATTGTCTCCTCCGGTCGCGCCGCCGCGATGATCTGCAAACGCTGGCTGGAGAAATTCGATTGTGTGCCTGATGCGCTGGTGGTCGAGGGTCCGCGCGCAGGGGGTCACCTCGGCTTCAAACCCGAGCAAATCGCTGATCCTGATTTCGCACTTGAGAAGCTCGTGCCGGAAGTCATCGCGGCCGTGGAGCCGTTCGTCACGCCGGATCGGCCCATCCCGGTGATCGCCGCGGGTGGTGTGTATACCGGCGCGGACATTTACAAGTTTATCCGGTTGGGCGCGGCGGGGGTGCAAATGGGAACGCGCTTTGTCGCCACCGAAGAGTGCGATGCTTCACGCGAATTCAAGCAGACCTATGTGGACGCGCGCGAGGCGGACATCACGATCATCAAGAGTCCGGTCGGCCTCCCCGGCCGCGTGATCCGCAACCCCTTCGTCGAGGCCATGGGTCGCGGTGAAAAGGAGCCCTTTGCCTGTCCCTATCACTGCATCATCACCTGCGATTACCAGCGGAGTCCCTACTGCATCGCGCTCGCGCTGATGAACGCAAAGAAGGGCAATCTCAAACACGGCTTCCCGTTCGCCGGTGCCAATGCCTACCGCGTTAATGAGATCACGACCGTTCAGCAGTTGGTCGATTCGCTGGTTGCCGGCTTCGATCAGGCCGCCCAGCACCAGCCCTGA
- a CDS encoding S49 family peptidase has translation MNRILILLAALLLTTAAFAQLQSSYLPDYSAGVNALASTPGTYGGALGAFWNPAAWGAMGGWEAALSWSDRNVHPKRLDDWSLALGTDGIGFAMRSTYTPHPRNSLLFDRLNDYSLGVGGGDPDNYWGLSYNWSKGGSYQEVRDHYLTVGSIYRPFPFVSVGGTSSLTLDKLDYNATADVGLRPFSNHRVTFFGDVAAGHFEFNTPERMQYGVGVEVQPLNGLRAALKMSKPYAESQDKLLSLSIGASIDGLGFNVVPHFDKDQEHISTSYVARVGEQEPTIDPAKYFAKDDKLVTVGMKGVLTYQKEKIGAPYKIPLWPTLQTIEQAKRNPTVGGIALNLSGFNGGRELVWELREKLVDFKSAGKQVYIYFDNVGMTGYYLASVADYVWIDPQGGIVIPGFVAGRTFWKGFFEKIGLGVEEWRFFTYKSAFEAFSRKDMSAADKEQRLTMITDFYEQWLADIAASRGLTREQIEAGVDTMGIFTPDEALAGGLVDTVGRWDDVKDFAELLTGDKPGTLSVAELKKARNADPDWGKPPEIAVVYAVGECAMDTGIKGRSTSRTLRKLANNKHVKAVVLRADSPGGDALPSDLVAAEMDNISDSKPMIVTQGGVAGSGGYWISMNADRIYSSPFTVTGSIGVIGGWLWNDGLGSKTGFTSDYVKVGQHAEVGFGITLPFLGLTVPERNLDSTEHLRVERLIRGMYKQFTEKVADGRLLTASYVDSIGQGRVWSGKRALENGLVDEIGGMEAAIARAKSDAKLKPNARVKLVEYPKPAWINPALFGGPSVLTALTTLVTGRERPEGTTSPDYELSYWRKLSASGGKPLYMVSPEDIPVEDHEAGLGGLPAK, from the coding sequence ATGAATCGCATCCTCATCCTCCTCGCCGCGCTGCTGCTGACGACGGCAGCCTTCGCGCAACTCCAATCATCCTATCTTCCCGATTATTCAGCGGGCGTGAACGCTCTCGCGTCCACACCGGGAACATACGGCGGCGCGCTGGGCGCGTTCTGGAATCCCGCGGCGTGGGGCGCCATGGGCGGATGGGAGGCCGCGCTCTCGTGGAGTGACCGGAATGTACATCCCAAGCGCCTCGACGACTGGTCGCTCGCGCTGGGCACGGACGGGATCGGCTTCGCCATGCGCAGCACATACACGCCGCATCCGCGCAATTCGCTGCTCTTTGATCGCCTGAACGATTATTCGCTCGGCGTGGGCGGCGGCGACCCCGATAACTACTGGGGTCTTTCGTACAACTGGTCCAAGGGCGGATCGTATCAGGAAGTCCGCGATCACTATTTGACGGTGGGCTCCATCTATCGACCCTTCCCCTTCGTTTCCGTGGGCGGCACGTCGTCATTGACGCTCGATAAACTGGATTACAACGCGACCGCCGACGTGGGCTTGCGGCCATTTTCCAATCATCGTGTCACCTTTTTCGGTGACGTGGCCGCGGGGCATTTCGAATTCAACACGCCCGAACGGATGCAGTACGGCGTCGGCGTCGAAGTGCAGCCGCTCAATGGCCTCCGCGCCGCGCTGAAAATGTCGAAGCCCTATGCCGAGTCGCAGGACAAACTACTGTCGCTGAGTATCGGCGCGTCGATCGACGGCCTCGGCTTCAATGTCGTTCCGCACTTCGATAAGGATCAGGAGCACATCTCGACCAGCTACGTCGCGCGCGTGGGCGAGCAGGAACCCACCATCGACCCGGCAAAGTACTTCGCCAAGGATGACAAACTCGTTACGGTCGGTATGAAGGGCGTGTTGACGTATCAGAAAGAGAAGATCGGTGCGCCTTACAAGATCCCGCTCTGGCCCACGCTGCAAACGATCGAACAGGCCAAACGGAATCCCACGGTCGGCGGCATCGCGCTCAATCTTTCCGGCTTCAACGGTGGTCGCGAGCTGGTTTGGGAGCTGCGCGAGAAGTTGGTCGATTTCAAGTCGGCGGGGAAGCAGGTTTACATCTATTTTGACAATGTCGGGATGACGGGCTATTATCTGGCCAGCGTGGCCGACTACGTCTGGATCGATCCGCAGGGCGGTATCGTGATTCCCGGTTTCGTCGCCGGCCGCACGTTCTGGAAGGGCTTCTTCGAGAAGATCGGCCTCGGCGTGGAGGAGTGGCGTTTCTTCACCTACAAATCCGCCTTCGAAGCGTTCTCCCGAAAGGACATGTCCGCCGCCGACAAGGAGCAGCGGCTGACGATGATCACCGATTTCTACGAGCAATGGCTGGCGGATATTGCGGCATCCCGCGGTTTGACTCGCGAGCAGATCGAAGCGGGCGTGGACACGATGGGCATTTTCACGCCCGACGAGGCGCTGGCCGGCGGACTTGTGGACACGGTGGGCCGCTGGGATGATGTGAAGGATTTCGCCGAACTCCTGACCGGAGACAAACCCGGCACGCTCTCCGTCGCGGAGTTAAAGAAGGCGCGCAATGCCGATCCGGATTGGGGCAAGCCGCCGGAAATCGCAGTCGTGTACGCAGTCGGCGAGTGCGCCATGGACACCGGCATCAAGGGTCGTAGCACCTCGCGCACGTTGCGCAAGCTCGCCAACAACAAGCACGTCAAGGCCGTGGTACTGCGCGCGGATTCTCCCGGCGGCGATGCGTTGCCTTCCGATCTGGTCGCGGCGGAGATGGACAACATCAGCGATTCCAAGCCGATGATCGTCACGCAGGGCGGAGTCGCGGGCTCCGGAGGCTACTGGATCAGCATGAACGCCGACCGCATTTACAGTTCGCCGTTTACGGTTACCGGCTCCATCGGGGTGATCGGCGGCTGGCTATGGAATGACGGCCTCGGCAGTAAGACCGGATTCACTTCGGATTACGTTAAGGTCGGTCAGCACGCGGAAGTCGGTTTCGGCATCACCCTGCCGTTCTTGGGTCTGACCGTACCCGAACGCAATCTCGACAGCACCGAGCATTTGCGCGTGGAGCGCTTGATTCGCGGCATGTACAAGCAATTCACGGAGAAAGTCGCGGACGGTCGGCTGCTTACCGCGAGCTATGTGGATTCCATTGGTCAGGGTCGCGTCTGGAGCGGTAAACGCGCGTTGGAGAACGGTCTGGTTGATGAGATCGGCGGCATGGAGGCGGCCATTGCCCGTGCGAAGTCCGATGCGAAGCTGAAACCAAACGCACGCGTGAAGCTCGTCGAGTATCCGAAGCCTGCCTGGATCAACCCTGCGCTCTTCGGTGGACCATCGGTGCTGACCGCGCTAACGACTCTCGTGACCGGCCGCGAACGTCCGGAGGGGACGACCTCCCCGGACTACGAACTAAGCTATTGGCGGAAGTTGAGTGCATCGGGAGGCAAGCCTCTGTACATGGTTTCGCCGGAGGATATCCCGGTCGAGGACCATGAGGCCGGGCTGGGTGGTTTGCCGGCCAAGTAA
- a CDS encoding OmpA family protein: protein MKSNILRLTRIQVCYRTGLSFRRVAETGPAARFILRAGLLTLALCLFATGPNAPAIAQTASSDQTQEELLGQAEQAVEKGRADQLDVYSPKHFGRAADALDEARSLIERKRERELIRIKLMSCLDEVKEARESAKVVRSKLGPAIAERTAAADVHADQLNPDGWKRADDKLYAAVRDIERGVESIPDGEIQEIAGAYRALRREAMRTQILGESRSRIETAQQRGAEKLVPTLVLRAHQALGRAEAALAQENLDQARTDATLATGVADHITGLMGYVDTAERQKNSWETALLPYDDLLERIARRLGGTLDFSHGGAATYDQFETMISRTTDSVQAVAAQFATTNASLEASLQEAQTSLADAQNRIIQLEQRIKTLESQHSESKGALQKNTELTQLIAQAQELFKPGEAVILQDERGRVVIRVYAVNFAAGQSDVEKSQLKIIGKVATAVQKFPGAKITVEGHTDSDGKEEVNQTLSEQRALAVGAALADALKVRADTLTAMGFGESKPIADNATKEGRARNRRIDVVLTLP, encoded by the coding sequence ATGAAATCTAACATATTGAGACTCACGCGGATTCAAGTTTGCTACCGCACCGGGCTGAGCTTTCGCCGGGTGGCTGAAACCGGTCCTGCGGCACGCTTCATTTTGCGTGCCGGCTTGCTAACGCTGGCGCTGTGCCTTTTCGCCACGGGACCGAACGCCCCGGCAATCGCCCAGACTGCCTCGTCGGACCAGACCCAGGAGGAGTTGCTCGGGCAAGCGGAGCAGGCCGTTGAGAAAGGCCGCGCCGATCAACTCGACGTGTATTCGCCGAAGCATTTTGGTCGCGCGGCGGACGCGCTGGACGAGGCTCGCTCGCTGATCGAGCGCAAGCGCGAACGCGAGCTGATTCGCATCAAGCTCATGAGCTGCCTTGACGAGGTCAAGGAAGCGCGGGAGTCCGCCAAGGTCGTTCGCTCGAAACTGGGTCCCGCCATTGCGGAACGAACGGCCGCGGCGGACGTCCATGCCGATCAGCTCAATCCGGACGGCTGGAAGCGCGCGGACGACAAGCTGTATGCCGCGGTTCGCGACATTGAGCGCGGAGTCGAGTCGATTCCTGACGGCGAGATCCAGGAGATCGCCGGTGCCTATCGGGCGCTGCGCCGCGAGGCCATGCGCACCCAGATTCTCGGTGAATCCCGCTCGCGGATCGAGACGGCGCAGCAGCGCGGTGCGGAGAAGCTCGTTCCCACGCTCGTGCTGCGCGCGCATCAAGCGCTGGGTCGAGCGGAGGCCGCGCTGGCGCAGGAGAATTTGGATCAGGCCCGCACCGATGCGACCCTGGCCACGGGTGTCGCCGACCACATCACCGGTCTGATGGGTTATGTGGACACCGCGGAGCGGCAGAAGAACTCGTGGGAGACGGCGCTGCTCCCCTATGATGATCTGCTCGAGCGCATCGCGCGCAGACTGGGCGGCACGCTTGATTTTTCGCATGGCGGCGCAGCTACCTACGATCAATTCGAGACGATGATCTCGCGGACGACCGACTCCGTACAGGCCGTGGCCGCGCAGTTCGCGACGACGAATGCGTCGCTTGAAGCCTCATTACAGGAGGCGCAAACCAGCCTCGCCGACGCACAGAACCGGATCATTCAACTCGAGCAGCGGATCAAGACGCTGGAGAGTCAACACTCGGAGTCGAAAGGCGCGTTGCAGAAGAACACGGAGCTTACGCAGCTCATTGCGCAGGCCCAGGAGCTGTTCAAGCCCGGTGAAGCGGTGATCCTGCAGGATGAGCGGGGGCGCGTGGTCATTCGCGTGTACGCGGTCAACTTCGCCGCCGGCCAGAGCGACGTTGAGAAATCACAGCTCAAGATCATCGGCAAGGTCGCGACGGCGGTGCAGAAGTTTCCCGGCGCCAAGATCACGGTCGAAGGTCACACGGACTCCGACGGCAAGGAGGAAGTGAACCAGACGCTGTCCGAACAACGCGCGCTGGCGGTCGGCGCCGCGCTGGCCGATGCCTTGAAGGTCCGGGCAGACACCTTGACGGCGATGGGTTTCGGCGAGAGCAAACCGATTGCCGACAACGCCACCAAGGAAGGCCGTGCTCGCAATCGTCGCATTGACGTCGTGCTGACTCTGCCGTAA
- a CDS encoding isoprenylcysteine carboxylmethyltransferase family protein, with the protein MLHLLGLVTRDSYEVLKQSGRVRSGHKLLFAGIFAAMTLLWVGWFAMCPFDPFPLRIPSLVRWTGLGAVILGWGLGIGAVVQLRGLEDIDRLITTGLFSRIRHPLYTAFVFWIVGWSLFHGAGLSMAVGILGIGSILFWRRLEEQALISRYGDLYRDYRARTWF; encoded by the coding sequence GTGCTTCACCTGCTGGGGCTGGTCACACGGGATAGCTATGAAGTCCTCAAGCAGTCCGGTCGCGTCCGTTCGGGGCACAAGTTGCTGTTTGCCGGCATCTTTGCCGCGATGACTCTGCTCTGGGTTGGCTGGTTTGCCATGTGCCCGTTCGATCCGTTTCCGCTCCGCATTCCGAGCCTCGTCCGCTGGACAGGTCTCGGGGCGGTGATCCTGGGCTGGGGTCTCGGCATCGGGGCGGTTGTTCAGTTACGGGGACTGGAAGACATCGACCGTCTGATTACCACCGGCTTGTTTTCGCGAATCCGCCACCCCCTGTACACGGCGTTCGTCTTCTGGATCGTGGGCTGGAGTCTTTTTCACGGCGCGGGACTGAGCATGGCGGTGGGAATCCTCGGCATCGGAAGTATTCTCTTCTGGAGACGGCTGGAGGAACAGGCGCTAATCTCGCGATACGGAGATCTCTATCGAGACTATCGGGCGCGAACGTGGTTCTGA